The sequence below is a genomic window from Desulfovibrio sp. Fe33.
GCGGCAAAATAACGGAAGTGAAGCCCTCGGCCGAGACCCTCGACGCGGGTGACGCCGTGGTGGAGGAGGCCTTCGGGCTGACCCTTTTGCCATCAATGACCGACGTGCATGTGCATCTGCGCGAGCCGGGCTTCGAATACAAGGAAGACGTGGAATCCGGCCTGCGGGCAGCCGCCTGGGGCGGGTTTTCCAACATCATGTGCATGGCCAACACCAAGCCGGTGAACGACAACGGCGCGGTCACCGAGTTCATGCTCGACAAGGCGCGCAAGCACTGGCCCGACGGCCCGCGGCTGTTCCCCATCGGCGCGCTGACCAAGGGGCTTCAGGGCAAGGAGCTCGCGCCCATGGCCGAACTGGCCGGGGCCGGATGCGCCGCCTTCTCCAACGACGGCGTGCCTGTGGAGTCCACCAAGATATTCCGCCTGGCCGTGGAATACGCCTCCGATTGGGACCGCGTGGTCATCGACCACTGCGAGGACCCGTATCTGGGTGTGGGCGCGGGCGTCAACGAGGGCGAGGTGTCCAGCCGCCTGGGTCTGCCCGGACAGCCCGACGTGGCCGAGGCCATGCAGGTGGCGCGGGACATCCTGCTCGCGGAATACCTGGATTTGCCTATTCATCTGGCGCACATTTCCTGCCGCCGGTCGGCCGACCTCATCCGCTTCGCCAAGTCGCGCGGGGTGAAGATTTCGGCCGAGACCACGCCCCATTACCTGACCATGACCGAGGATATTCTCGAAGCCGAGGCCACGGAATTCGACGCGCTGGCCAAGGTCAACCCGCCCCTGCGCACCGAGGATGACCGGCAGGCCATGATCGAGGCCCTGAACGACGGGACCATCGATTGCCTGGCCACGGACCACGCGCCCCATGCGGGCTACGAGAAGGAGACCGAGTTCGACGTGGCCCCTTGCGGCATCACTGGTCTGGACACGGCTCTTTCCGTGACCTGGGGATTGGTCCGTGACGGCGTGCTCACGCGCGAGGCCTTTGTCCGCGCCTGGACCACGGCTCCGTGCTCCATCTTCAAGCTGCCCGTGAACACGTTCAATCCCGGCGACCCGGCGGACTTCTTCCTGTTCGACGAGGACGAGGAATGGACCGTCGCTCCCGGCACCCTGCATTCCAAGGGAAAGAACACGCCCCTGCTCGGCTCCGTTCTGAAGGGGCGGGTAAAAACCCATTTCATTGCGGGCAAAAAGGTTGTATAGCAGGATTTCCCGGCGACCTAACAGGGCCGGGAACCGCGCCGGAGCGATGCCTTTTTTTCGCGGCGCGGCCAGCTAACGATTCAAAGTGAGGCCGTCCTTTTCGAACCTTCCAGGACGGCCGAGAGAGGAATGATATGAGCCAGCCTTTCAAAGATGCTGTCGGCTTTTGCAAAACCATCATGCGCAACGGGTTTGACGCATATATCATCAATGCCCGGCTCCAGGCGCTTACCCTGGACGAAACGGGCAACGAGCAGGAACTGGACATTTGCACCGAGGCCACGTTCGACGAGTTGAAGAAATACTTCCCCACCATGGAGGAATCCGGCGACAAGGGAATCCTCGGCACTCTCGTGGAAGGGGGCGTGACCTACTATTTCTACCCCGCGTCCACCGAAGTGGCCGCCTACACCGACGAGGTGGTCTCCACCATGACCCCCCGGCTGATGAAGCGGCTTGAGCGGCGCGGCGACATTCCCCTGTCCGCCGTCTGTCC
It includes:
- a CDS encoding dihydroorotase, with the protein product MAKMDLIVRRAKLDGQDVDVFVSGGKITEVKPSAETLDAGDAVVEEAFGLTLLPSMTDVHVHLREPGFEYKEDVESGLRAAAWGGFSNIMCMANTKPVNDNGAVTEFMLDKARKHWPDGPRLFPIGALTKGLQGKELAPMAELAGAGCAAFSNDGVPVESTKIFRLAVEYASDWDRVVIDHCEDPYLGVGAGVNEGEVSSRLGLPGQPDVAEAMQVARDILLAEYLDLPIHLAHISCRRSADLIRFAKSRGVKISAETTPHYLTMTEDILEAEATEFDALAKVNPPLRTEDDRQAMIEALNDGTIDCLATDHAPHAGYEKETEFDVAPCGITGLDTALSVTWGLVRDGVLTREAFVRAWTTAPCSIFKLPVNTFNPGDPADFFLFDEDEEWTVAPGTLHSKGKNTPLLGSVLKGRVKTHFIAGKKVV